In Brachypodium distachyon strain Bd21 chromosome 2, Brachypodium_distachyon_v3.0, whole genome shotgun sequence, one genomic interval encodes:
- the LOC100837785 gene encoding PLASMODESMATA CALLOSE-BINDING PROTEIN 4 — MAMAVPLLLMLLLGMFTRSDAAFCLCRSDANPVAMQKAIDYACSKVDCSQIGPNGACYGPVSVVAHCSYACNSYYQKNAAIGATCDFTGVATLSTTDPSSGSCKYPASASGVGAGTGGGMGTGTGTGVGTGTGGGMGAGTGTGTSTGGGMGTGTGAGTVLAPPGSTTTGMPGSPFGAGAYGPSGGMNTDYNAAVVGHHVAAAGLLVAAAAPLFLHFV, encoded by the exons ATGGCGATGGCGGTTCCTCTGCTCCTCATGCTCTTGCTCGGCATGTTCACGCGCTCAG ATGCGGCGTTCTGCCTGTGCCGGTCGGACGCGAACCCGGTGGCGATGCAGAAGGCCATCGACTACGCGTGCAGCAAGGTGGACTGCTCCCAGATCGGGCCCAACGGGGCCTGCTACGGCCCGGTCTCCGTGGTGGCCCACTGCTCCTACGCCTGCAACAGCTACTACCAGAAGAACGCCGCCATCGGCGCCACCTGCGACTTCACCGGCGTCGCCACCCTCTCCACCACCGACCCCAGCAGCGGCTCCTGCAAGTACCCCGCCAGCGCCAG CGGCGTAGGCGCCGGGACAGGCGGCGGCATGGGCACCGGCACCGGAACGGGCGTCGGAAcaggcaccggcggcggcatgggcgCCGGCACTGGCACTGGAAccagcaccggcggcggcatgggcaCCGGCACTGGCGCTGGCACGGTGCTCGCTCCTCCGGGCTCGACGACCACAGGGATGCCAGGAAGCCCgttcggcgccggcgcgtATGGCCCGTCAGGCGGCATGAACACCGACTACAACGCTGCCGTCGTGGggcaccacgtggccgccGCTGGACTCCTCGTGGCAGCTGCCGCGCCGCTCTTCCTCCACTTCGTCTGA